TCAGTGTGTAATTTTAGTAACTTTACTTTTTATGCAGCTATTGGGAATTTATGAACACAGAATTGCTGTTGAAGGATTTGTGTGGGGTATCAATTCTTTTGACCAGTGGGGAGTGGAACTGGGAAAAGTATGCAGAAATTGAttgtattttgttttgtttgtcttatttttttccctgtttttagcatttatatattataatctcTGAGGAAAACTGTTCGTTTCTTTTGTCTACTTATATCAACAGTCACTGGCTACTCAAGTTAGAAAGCAGTTCCATGCATCTCGAAAGAAAGGTGAACCGATCGAAGGCTTTAATTTCAGTACTACAACTTTGCTTACGAGATATCTAGAGGTATGGAAAACGTCCTCTTACCTAAGCACACCAAGTTTCCCTTATTAAATGTGTTAATGAATAGGATGCACAtggcatattttttaaaagaatgcGATTGCAGTCTTAGTTGTCCTCTTATAGAACAACTTTCCACCTGACCTTACTCACACAACTGTCATTCTTGGACTAGGAAGAAATTTGTGTGATCTATGTTGGGTAAATCATGAGAGGAGTCATGGATAAATGGTCTGTGACATGCATAATTagaatatttattcttattaattGGAGAAGGTAAGTATCTTAAATTAAAGTAATGAGGTTTATATAAGTTAATTCATGCTGATTTTATTGCTTATTAGTTAGACACCTTTACTTCTGCCAAACGTTAAATATTCTACTCTGATGACCAATTTGTTAATATATGTATCAAATGCACCTAGTGAACattcaattaattcaactgGTATGAGCATCAGAGTGTATTACAAGATTTGCCCCACGTTAATCTGTCCAAAGTTCTTGCCAATTTAGAATATTACAGTTTAATATGAACTCATTTTTCGCAGGCAAGTTCAGATGTTCCGAAGGAGGATTACCAAAGAGTTATTTATGATTCTCTCGGATAAGTTGTCAACCTCACAACAAAAGGTGTCAATTTATGGAAATCTTTCTCACAAGCAAACAAACTACTTATTCTCCAAGTTGTCAACTTCTTGTCTTCTAATTGCTCCTTTTTATTCACACAACAAGAAGACGaaaaggggggggggggggggtgttgTGTGGCGATCGGTACCCTTAAGCAGAAAAGTGCGAATTTTGTGCAAACAATTTTCCTTTTCTTCATAATAATGTTCCCATCGTAAGCCATTTTCTCGTTTCATTTACAAGGTATCGCATTTACTTACCCTCTACTTCTCAATTTAAGTGAATCGGTGAATCTTTCATCCAAAATTGTTATTACAGTTGAATGTCCTTGATCTAAAATCTGTTCAACCTTTTGCTAATTCATGTAAACTATATTCCAATGCCTTCCAAAGTTTGAAGGTCATATTTTACTAGAAGTGAAGTGAAGCTAAAACCATTGAATTATCGAGATTCGAGGGAGACCCACACCATGTGTTGGGTATTCTTCCATAAAAAGATGTTAAGAGAGGGAACACAAGACGGTATTAACATCTGCAGTGTGTTCCTCAAAATGGCCCAGCCAATTACAGAAAAACCTAACTAAACCAACATTGTAGGACAAGAAAGATCTAAGAAACCTAGTTGTCCGCAAAATTAAATGCCAGTCGATCCGAACCCTCTGGATCCCCTGAGAGTTGAATCAAGATCATCAACCTCAACAACCTGAGGCGTCATGATCTTCTCAATAATCAGCTGTGCAATCCTGTCTCCAATCTTCACTTCGAAATCCACATCGGAATGATTGAACAATATCACCCCAACTGGCCCCCTGTAATCCGCATCGATCACACCTGCGCCCACATCTATTGAACTCTTCCACGTTAATCCCGATCGCGGTGCtacaaaaatcaagaaaagaaaTTACATCATTAACAGAGCCGAGCCCATTAACCAGAATTTGGGAGATTCAACGAAACGAAAAAATGGTCAAAGTATTAGAAGATTACCAATACGAGCGTAAGTTCCTTCAGGAATAGCGATGCTCAGATCTGTGGGAATCATAGCTTTGCCTCTGGCGGGAACTTTAGTGTCTGCCGCACTATAAAGATAGAACCAGAaacagaaagaaaaaaaaaattagttaaccAAAAGAAGATTTTCAATTGCACCAACTCTGAACTCCCATATGGGGTGTGAATAAATATGCCTGGATAGATCGTAGCCAGCAGAGAGAGACGATCCTCTTGAAGGCAAAACGGCTTTCTCAGAGAGCTTTTTCACCTTCAAAAACGAAGTGATTCCATGGGGTTTATCGCCGGATAATCCGTTTTGCTGGAGCTTCGGAATTTTCATCGAGGGTTCCTCAATTTCAAAGCAGTCGTTTTGGTTTCCCACAAATTGAGCCATCGTCAGTTCAAGAACACAGATTTTGCCGAAATGGGTTCCGCAGGAATCACAAATGAAAGTGGGTTTTAGGGATTGGCGATGACGGGGTGGGGATTAAATGGAGTCAAATCCTTAAATATTGATGGAAATGGCGCCTAGAGTTCCCGCCATTATTGCTCAGTCGTATTTAGAAGGAATTCATTGAATTGTCTAATTAAAGATTCATTAACATCACTACAATTAGgtggatttattatttttaaactcaTTTAATCCAATGTTTGgtacgatttttatttaactaattcAATTTTTCCTATGATTAACTTGTATTAGATGTGATAAAATAATACCTCCTTTCTCCTAGAATTATTTATCTTTCCTCTGTCACTACCCTCTGtccaattttaccctttctCTTTCATCAACGTCGGACCACCTCCGCTGCGGGTCCGCCGTCGAGCCACCGTCGGACCGCCGCCGACCGCCTCCTTGCTGGCCGTTGGACTACCTCCGTTGTCGGGCCGCCGCCGACCTCCGCCGGCCGTCGAACCACCGCCGTTGTCGGGCCGCCGCTGACCTTCTCCGGCCGTCAGACCACCTCCCAGCCGCCGACCGCCATCGAACCGACTCCCGTTGACCGTCGCCAACCGTCGGACCACCTCCGTTGCCGGGCCGTCGCCGGagtaaagaagaaaaaataaaattttcatacttaaaaatcataccaaacataatattatttgacatcatatattacatttctatcacaatcattttttttatcatttacatactaatcattagtttattttatcttcCTACCAAACGCTGCctaaataattttaagtttctaAATTTATCTCTGAATGAATTACTTTCGAATAAGTTTGTATGTAtctaattcattttattttgaataatgttGTGATTGATtttagaattaaatattttgtccCATATAATTGTATGAAGAAAGTAAAATTATTTAACATCATCAACTTATACTTAACTTCATTTTAAAAGTTAGCTCAAATAATGAAATGTCAAAGTCATATCAATAACTTCCAAAACCTTAATAACTAACTCAAATAATGAAATGTCAAAGTCATATAGATAactctaaaaaaattaatcctACATTATGCAACACATGACGTTAGATTTGTTGCTCTAATAACATGTTAAGATATAACAAAAGTTAGCTCAAcgttaaaaaattgttaaaattcATATACTACTCTCAAAAACGTTTTTGATCTTTGATCGATCCAACATGAGATATCTAACCAAATTAGcgaaaaaaatacatttaaaatctcaTTATTTTAAGAGAAATAATGGCTGTCCAGTGTCCTTATCTCTGCCGATTCAACCACCATTTTTTCATgatgataaattataaaaatgaaattgaatGCGGCATGTCCTTAGACTTGACTAATCTGACTGCCAAAAAAGAAAGTGTATATCCAAACTGATTAACTAAAAAGGAAATTGACAGTCTCATAAGGAATTGAAAACTTGTTATAGGGTATTCTACCAATTTTAATTGGTATTCGAGTTATGATAAGAGGGAACATAACATGTAATTCATCTCACTGCTTCGCAATTAAGATGCAAAATACGTAAGGCAGAAATTTTATCAGCTGCATGAAATCTAACTACTAAAACTGAGACTTCGATGTATGAGAACTGCTGCTTAGCTTCTTGTCTTCCCCCACCTGCATTTTTGAAGTCTCTTCGTTCTTGGATACCCTGTTTATCATAGGAATGAATCAGAACGTCTTGTAAGTATTCATCTTTCAAAgttctaaaattcccaaaaaaatGCTCGAGAGTAACAATAAAACTATGGAAGGAAACCATGCTAAAAAACTGGCAAGCTGCTGACAAGTGTCCTAATTCGGGTTTCTAGTTTACTTTTTTTTACAGCTTTTGCGGTCGGCCTAACATTTTTTCCGATATATTTTGGCTTGCGTTATGGAGAAATAGAACGATGAAAATGTGAAATCCAACGTATACCATGTCAGAATTCAACAGCGATCAAATAATTGGCTTGACATAAGTTCTCTTTGTTCGATAGACAAGTCTTTTTACGTTTGGTTATCTCGAATGAACATTGATACTCTCACCAAGAATCGACACAGCGGAAGGTATAACTTCTTAGAAGGATGCTACGGGTGGGTCAATAACTTGACTAGTGCTTACATTTTTAATCTAAATTCAAGCACATCCTCCAAATATTAATCTCTGAAAGAACAGGATGTCAGGTACCTAGAGCTGGATTGAAGTGGAGGTGGCTCGTATGACATCCTCGACCCGAATGACATCTTGGCAATCTCCAAGAGTGCTGTGTCCTGCACACTGGGTAACTCACTGGTCAATTCCTGGTACGCTGCCCCGAACGCGTCTCGCCAGAATCTTGGCAGCCTAACAATCTTACTATGCTTGTACACGTTCCACATTTGCCTCACCATCTTCTCCCTTTCATCCACATCCtacaaaattttccaacacaTGAAACCACACATTCTACCAATCACAAAAGATTATGCTAAGTAATCAAGAAAGTGTtgcaaatacatatataaatggTAAAATCATTGAGCTGTTGAGGAATTTGTTGTCCAGTTCAAGTCCATACcataaaatctaaaatttataACTATAATGTTCGCTTCCACCCAAAAACAACCACTAGTCTCAACTTCAAAGCCTCGATTCTTCTCCGTTCCTTAAAAAACAACTCAAATTTTTGGCCTCGAGTTTTCAAGCTGTCTACAATATAAGTTTCGAACAAAAGCTGAAATCTCTAACTTAGAGATGCGCAAATCATTAGATCTATCAAAACTTAATATCTACACTTGCATAATGCAGATGATACTAGATTGACGAAGCCCATAGAATAAAAATCAAACCTTAGACAAAAACACTAACAAACAAGaataataacaaaagaaaaacaataaaactataTACCAAAACATCAAGATCACCATGGATGGAGGGGTCCAATTCAAGCGAGGAACTCTTAAGATCAACAACAGACCATTTCAGAGTGACGGAGCCAGTAAACATGGACCAAAGTGCAAGCAAAATGATTACAGCCAAAGCCCATAACTTGTATTTGCCTCTCCCGAACAGTCCCTCAAAACCTGATCCATCTTTCTTGAAACTCAAACTTGTAGCTGAACTTGTGCTACTGCTACAGCTGCCGCTTGGAGTTAATTGAGGAGTCTGGGCTTCTTCATCTTTCATTTTTATTGGGTGGGCTAATGGTAAAAATCAGCCACACTTCCAAAAAAAATCCCAGTTCAGCTTTCTTGCTCAAGCagaaaaaagtaaattttttaagCGAGTTATTGAATTAAATTGGCTGGTTGGATTCCTGAACAGTACATGTATTGATTAATTTGGAGATATATATTTTGGGTTCCcttaatacatttttatttcttattataattatttaatattttttcctaCTCGCTCAAATTGGAACAAGAGTCGCTGTATTTAAGGGATACATTCGTAAATATGGCATGGCCATTTGAAGACGGAAAACCAACCACCGACGGTGTGGGGTCTGTAGTCATAAatactttttatatttaaaaaatagattttatttatgtatttaattaaataaatatgaaataattatatttttaatatcattttggGAGGATttgctaattttaaaaatcacaaaaactttGTGAGAAAGTACACAAGTCAATCTTGTtagatgaatttttttatccgacttaactcatgaaaaatattgtttttttatgtaaaatattgCTTCTCAAGGTATCGATCATATCGATTTGTCTCACGAATATAAATCCGTGAGAGTATCTCACACGAGACTTactcttttaaaatatatttagatgCTCACGTTAATAAGTTCGTGACTTTCTTGATTTAGCTCATTTCACatgttaataatataaaatcaatgttgatttttggacaaaaaattGGATCAGCGTAGAAATGTGGTTGTTTACGCGGTTTGATATGTGACATTTTTGTACGTtctgttttttattttgtaggACTTTTAGCctgaattaaatattataacaaTAACGATGAAGACAGTTTGTATTAAAAAggtaaagaaatttaataaatattattgcaATTCACTATAAATTATAGAATGGAAATGCTTATCCATATTTGTTCATTTTCCTTCAAGTCTAAAGTTTCTTAATGTGGACTCTGGAACATGAAAATGAATTGAACATATAACAAACTTGTTTCTAGCCTGAGAAAAAACATGATTCTATACGAATTACGAAGTTATGACAGAACAAGTAGATGAAGATTCCAAAGGACCAAAGACCAATTTTCTACTACGTAACGTGTCTTTTGTTCAAGGCCACAAActattttatgattaatattGTTCTCTTCTCATTAAGTGGCAGATTAGTACAATTATTTATGGATTTGGGTAAGATGTTTTATTGAGATATTATAGGAATCAAGATATAATTTTGAACCCATTCATTAAATAACAGATATATGATTGTCGTCGTTACATACGTGAAAGATATCTGGACGAAAATGTTTGAGCATGATTTATATCGACAGTGTAACCATTTTATgaaatgtatttgaaattcatgtcATAAAAACAAGTAGCTTCGCCAGCTTCAAGAAAGCAGTTCTCTCCGAATCGTGTGGACACATTTCAAATCATCAAACTTTGTAAtcatttcaagttttttttcttattcaaaGAAAATCCTCAAACCCAAACACGACTTGAAATACTTTTACTGGATTTAAGGGAAGTTGCTTGTGTTTGCAATTATTTTTGTCTCTGCCTCGCAACTATAACCTTTATCCTGGACGAATAATAAAACCATTCAGAAGTTAAATAGGGAGAAGATAAAATCGAGAAGACCAAGTCAACAGTTTATATAAACCAAAATTACTAGTCCTGTGATAGACATCGGCAAATTATAGTGTTTGTCTTCTTAATTGACAAGACACACgaatgaaatttgacaaaaataaaaacCCAATACTGACACAGTAATCATCATCATCGTGATAAAGAACCTGTGGTTATGACAGGTTATTTCTGTCTGGTTGTGAGTTTCTGAAGACTTTTTCAATTCAGAGTAATTAAAACGgctgaatatatatttaaaattactgaAAATCCAAAGCATATTCCAAAACTATATAATTTAACAAAACTAGGATAGGACATGGTCAAACTAAATGACATATCAGAATTCGCTGTACCTATCAGCTTCAAACCTCATTCATCACTAAGATTTGGTGAGTTGCAAACAGccaagtaaatatatcaataaACATCTGCCGGCTCTATATTCTTATTCAATTTTTCTGTACGGGTTTAATCGTGTTGTGTGTGCTGTTGATAGTCTATATATGTGAACATGATCTAGCGTCACATGGCATATATGTTCTAAGTATCAAATGATACTCTAGTTATTCTATCTTGGCATCAGAAATGGCCAAAGGTACTAAACTTCGGCTCTCTTTTCTTAGTTCCTTACAAATCTGTCGACCGAAGAATCCTACTTCATCGGTTAAAAACCCTGTACCTGCTGTTACATACGTGCTCTCCACTGTCAATTCTAAGTCATTTGACATTCCTTACCCTGGTTATCCTATTCCTCCACCATCTACACCGTATCAGTCCAAGTCCAGAAGCAACATCGGAACGTCAAAGATAGCGCCGTTCGAGTCTCAATGTCAATCAAAACCATGCACAATGCATGGAATGATCGACGATGAATATTCGTCACAGGATTTTTCCAAGACAAGAAGAGAAGGTAAGGAGAAAATGTACAACTCCCCTATTTCAAGTGACTCTGAAGAGCGTGTTTGTCCATATGCAACTTCCAGGATTGaaaagagagaagaaaaaaccaagaaaaagaAATCAATAGCTAGCATCAATACAACTACTACATCAGTCGATAGCAACGAGACAGACAACCTATTTTCTTCTCCTCCGAGCTCCCACTCATCCCATAATTATAATTATCTGTTACAAACTATTATTGAGGAGGAACCCCTCAATCGAAGAAAGAAGCAGATGATGCAGAAAAGTGTAAGAGCACGAAAATTTAATCGCTTTGGTTCAAAAGAACGGAAAGATGATGGAATGACAGTGGCCATAGGTGAGTCGAAGGAAAAGAATACGATTTCACCGAGGATGGTTCTAGAGATGACATCTGGAAAAGTATATCAGAGTTTTGTAGTGGTGAAGAGGTCAGTTGATCCCTTTGAGGATTTCAAGACATCAATGCTCGAAATGATTCTGGATAAACAGATTTTTCGACCCAAAGAATTGGAAGAGCTACTGATGAGCTTCCTTTCTCTTAATTCAAGATTGCATCATGAAGTTATTATAGGAGCATTTACAGAGATTTGGAAGGAAGTGTTTGGCGGATCATGGAACTAGAGTGAACAATAATAACTTGTATTCTCCTACGTCGAAATTGAAGTGTAAGGGAAGTGATTGAAAGACTATAAAATGATAAGTCTACCCTTTAAATTCTCATAACTTAGTTGACCTTTAAGCTAAGAATGATCGATGAGTTCGAAAACCGGCTTGTTTAACAAGCTTGAAATGATTTTGATTgacgagctcgaaaacgagtctgcttaacgagccgagctcgagccagACTTGTTAAACATGATTAACGAGCCGAACTCGAGCTATTCGCAAGCTTAATACTTTTAAAACGAGCCGAGCTTGAGTATCATGATAaaagctcgaatcgagctcgagccttTACATACcttaaacgagccgagctcgagtaTGGTACTCTTCAGCTCGACTCAGCTCATTTACGTCCCTAAAGTGGGGAGTTAAGCAGCTAGGAGTTGGAGAAACTGTCTCAACGTgaacaaaatgataaaatcGGCAGAAGAAAAGATCTCAACAACACATCAATCAAACAATGTTCAAGCAGCAAATTTGCATATTTTAGCATTCAATTTTCATTGTTCAATTTCAAGTTTTTCCTATTTCAAGCTTTGTTTTTCATTCCAGTTTCCAGCATTTATTTTCATCAACTtcgttaatttttttatgttttctaGGATCATTTATGGTTTTGTACGTACGTAAATCATGTTTAGGAATTTCCATTTTATTTCCACCGCGTTCTTCTttcaatcttttatttttttatgtacatTAGCTTAGAAAATCATAACTAATAATCAAATTAAGAATTCATAATCGTTTGATTTTTTAGAAGTTAAACTCATTTTGGTGCAACCAAATTCCAGAAAATTGTACAAACAAGAAGAATCTATGAGCtcataaaatattgaaaaaagaaaaaaaattgttattacaatttattttttgcATGAAATTTCATTCATTCAGAACCACGAAAAAGACA
This genomic interval from Primulina huaijiensis isolate GDHJ02 unplaced genomic scaffold, ASM1229523v2 scaffold43303, whole genome shotgun sequence contains the following:
- the LOC140970030 gene encoding deoxyuridine 5'-triphosphate nucleotidohydrolase-like, with product MAQFVGNQNDCFEIEEPSMKIPKLQQNGLSGDKPHGITSFLKVKKLSEKAVLPSRGSSLSAGYDLSSAADTKVPARGKAMIPTDLSIAIPEGTYARIAPRSGLTWKSSIDVGAGVIDADYRGPVGVILFNHSDVDFEVKIGDRIAQLIIEKIMTPQVVEVDDLDSTLRGSRGFGSTGI
- the LOC140970029 gene encoding uncharacterized protein — translated: MAKGTKLRLSFLSSLQICRPKNPTSSVKNPVPAVTYVLSTVNSKSFDIPYPGYPIPPPSTPYQSKSRSNIGTSKIAPFESQCQSKPCTMHGMIDDEYSSQDFSKTRREGKEKMYNSPISSDSEERVCPYATSRIEKREEKTKKKKSIASINTTTTSVDSNETDNLFSSPPSSHSSHNYNYLLQTIIEEEPLNRRKKQMMQKSVRARKFNRFGSKERKDDGMTVAIGESKEKNTISPRMVLEMTSGKVYQSFVVVKRSVDPFEDFKTSMLEMILDKQIFRPKELEELLMSFLSLNSRLHHEVIIGAFTEIWKEVFGGSWN
- the LOC140970027 gene encoding uncharacterized protein codes for the protein MKDEEAQTPQLTPSGSCSSSTSSATSLSFKKDGSGFEGLFGRGKYKLWALAVIILLALWSMFTGSVTLKWSVVDLKSSSLELDPSIHGDLDVLDVDEREKMVRQMWNVYKHSKIVRLPRFWRDAFGAAYQELTSELPSVQDTALLEIAKMSFGSRMSYEPPPLQSSSRVSKNEETSKMQVGEDKKLSSSSHTSKSQF